From the Falco biarmicus isolate bFalBia1 chromosome 19, bFalBia1.pri, whole genome shotgun sequence genome, one window contains:
- the LOC130141602 gene encoding olfactory receptor 14A16-like translates to MSNSSSITQFLLLALADTRELQLLHFWLSLGIYLAALMANGLIIITVVCDHHLQTPMYFFLLNLSLLDLGSISTTVPKAMANSLWDTRDISYSGCAAQLFLIVFFLSAECSLLTVMAYDRYVAICQPLHYGTLLGSRACVHMAAAAWASGFLYAALHTANTLSLPLCQGNALGQVFCEIPQILKLSCSHTYLREVGLIVAGASLLFGCFVFIVLSYVQIFRAVLRIPSEQGWHKAFSTCLPHLAVVSLFVSTATFAYLKPRSISSPSLDLVVAVLYSVVPPAVNPLIYSMRNQELKGAMCKLIAGCSSKALK, encoded by the coding sequence atgtccaacagcagctccatcacccagttcctcctcctggcattggcagacacgcgggagctgcagctcttgcacttctggctctccctgggcatctacctggctgccctcatggccaatGGCCTCATCATCATCACAGTAGTGTGCGACCACCACCTGCAaacccccatgtacttcttcctcctcaacctctccctcctcgacctgggctccatctccaccactgtccccaaagccatggccaactccctctgggacaccagggacatctcctactcaggatgtgctgcacagctcttcctgattgtctttttcctttcagcggagtgttctctcctcaccgtcatggcctatgaccgctacgtggccatctgccagcccctgcactacgggaccctgctgggcagcagagcttgtgtccacatggcagcagctgcctgggccagtgggtttctctatgctgcgctgcacacggccaatacactgtcactgccgctctgccaaggcaatgccctgggacaggtcttctgtgaaatcccacagatcctcaagctctcctgctcacacacctacctcagggaagtggggctaATTGTGGCTGGTGCTTCTTTattatttggctgttttgttttcattgttctgtcctatgtgcagatcttcagggctgtgctgaggatcccctctgagcagggatggcacaaagccttttccacgtgcctccctcacctggccgtggTCTCCCTCTTTGTCAGCACTGCCACGTTTGCCTACCTGAAACCCcgctccatctcctccccatccctggacctGGTGGTGGCAGTTCTGTACTcggtggtgcctccagcagtgaaccccctcatctacagcatgaggaaccaggagctgaagggtgCAATGTGCAAACTGATAGCTGGATGTTCTTCTAAAGCATTAAAATGA